A region of the Yarrowia lipolytica chromosome 1C, complete sequence genome:
TGCTCTGCTACCAATAGACGCTCATTTGATCAACCAGCGTCTTTACTCACTTCTGGCGTTTCAGAAAAGCCCTGCCATTGATATCCATGTGCCTGGAGCCGACctagatcacgtgatacctATTCTCGCCACGGAGAAGGAACAGGGCATGACCAACTTGAGACAGGTCTTTGAGAGATGGACAAGAGTGAGACATAGCCAGGTGGAGATTCCCAGCTCACCGGAATTTGGAGGAGATAGTGGATTTCCACATGACTTACCTAGTTCTCCACCGGACATGTGAGTGAGCCTGTGCGGTCAGAACGCGATGAACATGAAGGCATACAGAAGGCCATACAGCTGCTATAAGGCGGAATGTCGCGTGAAAATCAAGTGGGGGACACAGTCTCCCGCTTCATTGTGCGTCATGACTATCGCATACTTCACCTAGCACTTTCACTTGGTGAGCAGGAAGTTTGGCTACCTCATGTGGGCTTCTCTCACAAGCGACTTgtttacaagtacgagaaAAGGTACTGTTTCAGTCTAGTATAGATCTTGGGAAACGGCCTCGCTACTATAATGGGAAGCACAGGAATTTCACAACTGGTTCACATGGCATAGCCTACCACCATCTATGAAAATGACAGAGAGTTTACTTGGTCTTCTTTGAGCCACGTCGTGTGCCACCTCAACCTATGATAGCTGAACCAAACAGGGCGATTACACCCTCCGAACTCGATATTTATTAattcatttatttatttcaGCAACCCACCTCGGCCTCTCAGCTGGTCAAGCCCGTGGAACGTCTCACATTGGATCTGCAAATAGATTTACATCCAACGAGCTGCATTCCATCTGTTTTGCGTCATCTATAGACAGGAACAATCCCATCTGTTCACTGTAAGAGACTTCGTCAACCAGTCCGACCCGCTACCGCAACAATTGAAGCTACTGGAGTCCGTGGCATCTTCAAGGGTCGTCCAAGGTATTGGAGTCTGGAAAGAAGACTCTGAGGAAATCTCATCTCAGACATGCTCCCACAAGATATTGTTGATGTGATAAACCAACATGAAGACGATCCGAAAACCCAAGGATCGCCCAACCCTGTCTGATCCCGAACTCTGGTCCGTGAGATATACGACTTGACGGTAAACATTGTTTTCGGCTTCAAGTGCTCTCGGATCCCCGCTCTCCATCGATTGGAAGTCAGATTGAGGTCAGTGGAGCGAATGACGACCCAGGACCTTGGAAGAAGGCGCAACTAACTCCCCAGAACACTCAAGTATAGTAGACATGGAGCCCTACTCAACCTCGAGAAACGCGAGCAAGGAGCCAACTGCAACGTAACCCACGTGACGCCGAAAGCAATGACCAAAAGGAGCTGAAgaacgagctcaagatgTCAACACGAACGAATTGCCAAACTGTCTGAGAAAATGGAGAGTAGAGATGATACCAAGACAGGTGCGGCAGTTGCCATCCACAGCAAGCACCACTACAACAGACACGGCTCCAACCTCGATTCAGACTTGTGAATGGGTacgagaagctggctgCATGACTGTCAAGCTCATCATAAGTGTGACTACAGACCGGACTACTGTACCGCAGACATGCCAACAATAGACGTACCATGGATAGTGGAGATGATATAAGACTAGGACTTTCTAGACCAACATAGCTACATGCGCGCTCCTAGACACTGATACTCACCCAACTTACTTAGCACGAAATAACCAATAAATTACATTACAAAATCAAACCTGTAGTCTGAAGAGCGACCCTCCCTGATTTCTCCTGAAGCTCCTGGGTCGAAATTAAACACAATCCTTCACGTTAGTCCTCGTCACGACCGCCTAGAACGTCAGCAAGCTCGATCTCGGGGTCCTGACTGTCTCCACTGGCCTCGCTCTGTTCACTCATGCTCTTATCGAAGCTGTCTTCAGCTACCTCTTCAAAGTTGAGTTCAAAGTCGTCAATAGCAGCAAACTTGGCAGCCTGTTCTTCCTCGAACAtcttcagcttctcggCCCGCTCCTTATCagattcacgtgatcgatGTGTGACACGATCGGACTCTTCCTCAGATTCAGACTCCTCGGGCTCTTCGCTGTCAGACTCGCCGTCTTGCCGGTTCCGTTTTCTAGCCTCCGGAAGTAACATGAGATCCTTCTCAATCTGGTCTGTCGACGACGAAGTGTTTGATTTGTCGTCGCTTTGCTCAtcactcacgtgatcctCCGCGACCTCAGTATATACCACAGTCTTTCGTTGTCGAGAACTGGACCGCCGGGAGGTGGTCTGGTTTTCAACATTGGTGATCGTGGACAGGGGAGTTCGAATCTCGGTGTTGGCGACGACATTTTCGGCCAATTTTTGCTCCACAAGACTGTTTTCGTCCGTAGCAACAGCCTTGCGTTTTCGGGCGGGTCGAGGCATGTTTCTAGCGTGTTTTATCAAGTGTTGTGCAGTGGAGATAGTTGTAGGTGAAAATCACGAGACGCGTTTCAATTAAGTTGGTGTTTTGGGTTTGACTAAATGGCACTGAGCGCGAGCTATCAGGGGGAAATACCAGCCGGGATGTTGAATGAATGGCACCATCGGACTCCCCCGTATCAGGGCTACAACTTGGTATTACTTTTGCAATTTCGATTTTCGGATGCGTCATCATAATTTTCGGATTTTGCCCAGCAAAAGACTTTGACTAAACTTTCAACTATCGGCTTCAGATTAGCTAACTAAGTAGGAAAGAAAACACTCGAAACCACATCCTTGATAATACCTCAGGAAAGAGCTTCACTGGCatgaaaatggaaaaaagcCTAGAAATGCTATCTTCAAACACATGTGTAACAATTTGGTTCAATCAGAACGTTTCCATATCTTGATATTTGAATCTCAAAACTGTTCAGTCATCGGAACCCTAATCCACTGAGTCACCATGGTGAGAAAACGGGCAACAGTAGCATGTAACTCAACGTATAACTACGCTAGAGAGATTTTCGAAGAAGGAATCAGGTATATACAGAGCTCCAGATAAATTACCGGCTTTATCCGTGCAATATCTGTCTTGGGGGTCCCACAAGAACCTGTCCAGATGCCAACAGCCAGATTATATCATCACCCGTGAACTTTATGCGGGACATACATACCTCGGTTGATTGAGAATGATGGTAACTAGGTCCATTTTTTGGTCCAAATTGAAATGTTGCAATGCGAGGAGGGTTATAGTCACCTGTATAGCGAGTTTTACAAACCTCACAGCCCTGCACCCCCCACATCACCCCCTACTACAACCCCCACTTTGGCCGTTGAACCTTACTTGTCACTTCTACATAAAGCACAGGCTTCCCCACTTAACATGTCTCACAACACCCCGTCCAACAGGTCTACAATGGTGTCTGAAACGAAACACATGATCCCTGTGGGATCCCAAGGTGCGGAGCTCGCTGGAATTCTCAACGAACCGCCCTCGGCCGTCGACAACCCCAATTTCAAGACCATTTTTCCCCCCAAGGTGGTTCTGATTCtccatggccaaggaggacacAAGGACTACTGCTACCAACGCATGTTGGGACAGGAGCTTCCCGGAGAGAATGGCATGTGGACCTTCCGACTCGATTTCCGAGGTTGTGGCGAGTCTACGGAGGATGATCACCACAAACTGAAGGACGTGAACTGGCCCGAGT
Encoded here:
- a CDS encoding uncharacterized protein (Compare to YALI0C19756g:2, no similarity) — encoded protein: MPRPARKRKAVATDENSLVEQKLAENVVANTEIRTPLSTITNVENQTTSRRSSSRQRKTVVYTEVAEDHVSDEQSDDKSNTSSSTDQIEKDLMLLPEARKRNRQDGESDSEEPEESESEEESDRVTHRSRESDKERAEKLKMFEEEQAAKFAAIDDFELNFEEVAEDSFDKSMSEQSEASGDSQDPEIELADVLGGRDED